The following proteins are co-located in the Marinomonas profundi genome:
- a CDS encoding NAD-dependent succinate-semialdehyde dehydrogenase has protein sequence MLKTINPTTGQALPPCPALTLDEAHAAIDKVAKGFASWKAKTFSERAAVLKAVAASLRENKSELANLMAVEMGKPVKEGLAEVEKSAWCADYYAENGADFLAPETLASDASHSYVQYPPLGTVLGILPWNAPVWLALRFLAPALMAGNTCVLKADPNVPATANKLVECFYQAGVPEDVVTNLAVPNSVASKMIDHPQVKAVSFTGSSKAGQSIASQAAAGLKPAVLELGGSDPCILMADADLEKALDIITLSRMVNAGQSCISVKRLFVEKAIYNQVCDALRERFSKLKCGDPRDESNNLGPLAREDLRDQLHQQVSQSIDAGARCLTGGDLPSRSGYFYPPTLLVDVKPGMAVFEEETFGPVLSVTPIENIDQALELANNTEYGLGASIWTRSQVAIDRAIQTLESGQIAVNGIVKSDPRLPSGGIGKSGYGRELGPQGIREFVNVQQIWIA, from the coding sequence ATGTTAAAAACAATTAACCCAACCACAGGACAAGCCTTGCCTCCCTGCCCGGCTTTAACATTAGACGAAGCCCACGCAGCCATCGATAAGGTGGCAAAAGGGTTTGCCTCGTGGAAAGCCAAAACTTTTTCTGAACGAGCGGCCGTATTAAAAGCCGTGGCGGCTTCCCTACGGGAAAACAAAAGCGAGCTAGCCAATTTAATGGCAGTGGAAATGGGCAAGCCCGTAAAAGAAGGCCTTGCCGAGGTTGAGAAAAGCGCATGGTGCGCGGACTATTACGCAGAAAACGGCGCTGATTTTTTAGCGCCCGAAACCTTAGCGTCAGACGCCAGCCACAGTTATGTGCAATATCCACCGCTTGGCACAGTTTTGGGCATCTTGCCTTGGAACGCACCGGTTTGGTTGGCGTTACGTTTTCTCGCGCCCGCCTTGATGGCGGGCAATACTTGCGTGTTAAAAGCCGATCCCAATGTGCCTGCTACGGCCAACAAATTGGTCGAATGTTTTTATCAAGCGGGGGTACCAGAAGACGTGGTCACTAACTTAGCCGTGCCGAATTCGGTGGCGAGCAAAATGATCGATCACCCACAGGTGAAAGCCGTGTCTTTTACCGGCTCTAGCAAGGCGGGACAATCCATTGCCTCGCAAGCCGCAGCGGGACTAAAACCCGCCGTATTAGAACTGGGCGGCTCAGATCCTTGTATATTAATGGCCGATGCGGATTTGGAAAAAGCCCTCGATATTATCACCTTGTCGCGCATGGTCAACGCGGGGCAATCGTGTATATCAGTGAAGCGGTTATTCGTCGAAAAAGCAATTTACAACCAAGTCTGCGACGCCTTGCGAGAACGCTTTAGCAAACTAAAATGCGGCGACCCAAGAGACGAAAGCAATAACCTAGGGCCATTGGCTCGGGAAGACTTACGTGACCAACTGCACCAGCAAGTGTCACAAAGCATCGACGCCGGTGCTCGCTGTTTAACAGGAGGCGATTTGCCTTCTCGCTCGGGCTACTTCTATCCGCCCACCCTATTGGTTGACGTAAAACCCGGCATGGCGGTATTTGAAGAAGAAACCTTTGGCCCAGTACTCAGCGTGACGCCGATTGAGAATATTGATCAAGCACTGGAACTGGCAAACAACACCGAATACGGCCTAGGCGCCAGTATTTGGACACGCAGCCAAGTGGCTATAGATCGAGCCATCCAGACACTGGAGTCAGGACAAATTGCCGTCAACGGCATCGTAAAAAGCGACCCAAGACTGCCATCAGGCGGGATTGGTAAATCCGGCTATGGGCGTGAACTTGGCCCGCAAGGCATCCGTGAATTTGTTAACGTACAACAGATTTGGATTGCTTAA
- the doeA gene encoding ectoine hydrolase has product MIERDDMTFTFAEYQRRLGELRTRIAERRLDAVVVTDPENITYLTDYQTTGYSFFQALVIPLEKEPFMITRALEESNIFARTWVELTRPYPDTGDAIQMLVDALREFGLADKRIGYERNSYFFPAYQQDCIHTTLKNAKLMDCFGIVEEGRICKSQEEIAIMRRAALATEAGMKAGIEVCRPGITENEIAAEIAAAMFRAGGETPAVMPYVTSGPRTMIGHATFEGRTVQPNEHVFLEVGGCYRRYHTAMMRTVILGELSDAMYQSQEIMKRALNEIHRVVQPGMTVSDVDNMVRNIIMDNQVGASLITRSGYSIGIAFPPSWDEGYIISLKQGNSAILKPGMTFHMIPWMWGIEGDKTCGISDTIEITEDGCRSFFNMDRDFTVKSGVAVPQEKKTIDLSGTLPMKEDDKKSKSNTKQSEKAAS; this is encoded by the coding sequence ATGATTGAACGCGATGATATGACCTTTACCTTTGCTGAATATCAACGCCGCTTGGGTGAACTGCGCACTCGCATTGCCGAGCGCCGTTTGGACGCGGTGGTAGTCACTGACCCAGAAAACATTACCTATTTAACCGATTACCAAACCACAGGGTATTCGTTTTTTCAGGCGCTGGTGATTCCGCTCGAAAAAGAGCCCTTCATGATTACTCGTGCATTGGAAGAATCGAATATTTTTGCTCGTACTTGGGTTGAGTTAACCAGACCTTATCCAGACACAGGCGATGCGATTCAGATGCTCGTCGACGCGCTACGTGAATTTGGTTTGGCAGACAAACGCATCGGTTACGAACGCAATAGTTACTTCTTCCCTGCTTACCAACAGGATTGCATTCATACCACCTTAAAAAATGCCAAACTCATGGATTGCTTCGGCATTGTGGAAGAAGGTCGAATCTGCAAGTCGCAAGAAGAAATAGCCATCATGCGTCGTGCCGCCTTGGCAACAGAAGCGGGCATGAAAGCCGGTATTGAGGTTTGTCGCCCCGGCATTACGGAAAATGAAATCGCGGCCGAAATCGCCGCGGCCATGTTCCGTGCTGGCGGTGAAACGCCTGCCGTCATGCCTTACGTCACCTCTGGCCCACGAACCATGATTGGTCACGCCACTTTTGAAGGCCGCACAGTGCAACCAAACGAGCATGTCTTTTTAGAAGTGGGTGGTTGTTATCGCCGTTATCACACGGCCATGATGCGTACTGTCATTCTTGGCGAATTATCCGACGCCATGTATCAATCGCAAGAAATCATGAAGCGCGCGCTCAATGAGATTCATCGAGTGGTGCAACCGGGCATGACGGTGTCGGACGTGGATAACATGGTGCGCAACATCATTATGGACAACCAAGTTGGCGCGAGTTTAATCACCCGTTCTGGTTATTCCATTGGCATCGCCTTCCCGCCAAGTTGGGATGAAGGTTACATCATCAGCTTAAAACAAGGCAATTCTGCGATACTAAAACCCGGTATGACCTTCCATATGATTCCGTGGATGTGGGGCATTGAAGGCGATAAAACTTGTGGTATTTCAGACACCATCGAGATCACCGAAGACGGCTGCCGTTCTTTCTTTAACATGGATCGGGACTTCACAGTGAAATCCGGTGTCGCCGTACCGCAGGAAAAGAAAACCATAGACCTGTCCGGCACCTTGCCGATGAAAGAAGACGACAAGAAATCCAAATCAAACACCAAACAGTCTGAAAAAGCAGCCAGCTGA